The following are from one region of the Shinella sp. PSBB067 genome:
- a CDS encoding transporter, whose amino-acid sequence MRTLSKTLRASLLSGMVALSTPVAAREPGVPTSMPPGASMGVPVGASPPPGLYFSSRSGYADLSLYDGDGNRLGADVTVKDTALQFLWVPELNLWGGQYKAFVTVPVLDLDQTLSPPFGTGTADRLSLGQIEVHPFDLSWQVAPGTFVSTGFSVFAPTGSWDATKPVNTQGNFWTFAPSLGFSHLRDGWNLSLNAIYFTNTRNEDNDYRSGDEIQLHMTAMKDFDGWSIGPVGYYRKQVTNDDNKGLAFGGTIAGKAEQLGLGLGVTRQFGPMQANLIYTRDVIHRNTLGGNRLWLNFTVPFGN is encoded by the coding sequence ATGAGAACGCTGTCCAAAACCCTTCGCGCGTCACTTCTGAGCGGTATGGTCGCCCTATCCACACCCGTCGCGGCGCGCGAGCCCGGCGTCCCGACCTCGATGCCCCCGGGCGCGAGCATGGGGGTGCCCGTCGGCGCATCGCCGCCGCCTGGGCTGTATTTCAGCAGTCGCAGCGGGTATGCCGACCTCAGCCTCTACGACGGGGACGGCAACCGGCTGGGCGCCGACGTCACGGTGAAGGACACCGCCCTGCAGTTTCTCTGGGTGCCCGAACTCAATCTCTGGGGCGGGCAATACAAGGCGTTCGTGACCGTCCCGGTACTCGACCTGGATCAGACGCTCTCGCCGCCCTTCGGAACGGGAACGGCAGATCGGCTCTCCCTCGGCCAGATCGAGGTCCATCCGTTCGATCTCTCCTGGCAGGTCGCGCCGGGAACCTTCGTCAGCACGGGTTTCAGCGTCTTCGCCCCGACCGGGAGCTGGGATGCGACGAAGCCGGTCAACACGCAGGGCAATTTCTGGACCTTCGCACCGAGCCTGGGCTTCAGCCACCTTCGCGACGGATGGAACCTTTCGCTCAATGCGATCTACTTCACGAACACGCGCAACGAGGACAACGACTATCGATCGGGCGATGAAATCCAGTTGCACATGACGGCAATGAAGGACTTCGACGGGTGGAGCATCGGCCCTGTTGGCTACTACCGCAAGCAGGTCACGAACGACGACAACAAAGGTCTCGCCTTCGGCGGAACCATCGCCGGCAAGGCGGAGCAGCTCGGGCTCGGCCTAGGCGTGACGCGGCAGTTCGGGCCGATGCAGGCGAACCTCATCTATACCAGGGACGTGATCCACCGGAACACTCTCGGCGGCAATCGGCTCTGGTTGAACTTCACCGTTCCGTTCGGAAATTGA
- a CDS encoding D-isomer specific 2-hydroxyacid dehydrogenase family protein, protein MTDRTTPRILIVDLVGLAMGPDGLPDHSVVKAHVEARGDVFHEGSARAIPAPEPGRAHFYYQPMLSTEAELLAEAGDGLYDAVIAAATFLPKGTRFDLGGVRIGTGTGNMGSASWGGGDGRGGIAPLMNTPGINARATAQMVMNALLRVRPDLPVDEMNALVAAGRFDTGTDLVRFPTAKLEGRTFAVLGYGNIGREVAKLARAFGMTVRIFARPRHRAWIESEGFIHAASLLEAAAEADVLSVHVGLGPLGPEGHANAGLIGAEVLSALAEGAVLINYDRGELVDVPALAAALSSGRVSHAAIDADLFRDPSSGALSGPMAPYLSIVPAHGARLSLLPHAAADTDHPTRVVGAIQAVDQILDAIERRVVRNLKGDLPEGYTDAGARTPAGLGGMTAGDLEELRCDEARMEALRTAAQGLLAALDRLANEGARTAGGDLLLQSNILATLLRAQSLEGPFQG, encoded by the coding sequence ATGACCGACAGGACCACGCCCAGGATATTGATCGTCGATCTGGTGGGCCTTGCCATGGGCCCGGACGGGCTTCCGGACCATTCCGTCGTCAAGGCGCATGTCGAGGCCCGGGGCGACGTTTTCCATGAAGGCTCGGCGCGGGCCATACCGGCTCCCGAGCCCGGAAGGGCGCACTTCTATTATCAGCCTATGCTTTCCACCGAGGCCGAACTTCTGGCCGAGGCGGGAGACGGTCTCTACGATGCCGTCATTGCGGCGGCGACGTTCCTGCCGAAGGGCACGCGCTTCGATCTCGGCGGCGTTCGGATCGGCACCGGAACCGGCAATATGGGGTCCGCGAGCTGGGGCGGCGGCGATGGCCGGGGCGGCATCGCCCCGCTGATGAACACGCCCGGCATCAATGCACGCGCCACCGCGCAGATGGTGATGAACGCGCTGCTCAGGGTGCGCCCCGACCTGCCGGTTGACGAGATGAATGCACTGGTGGCTGCGGGCCGTTTCGACACGGGGACCGATCTGGTCCGCTTTCCGACCGCCAAGCTGGAGGGTCGGACCTTCGCGGTGCTCGGCTACGGCAATATCGGCCGGGAAGTGGCGAAGCTCGCCCGGGCTTTCGGGATGACGGTGCGCATCTTCGCCCGCCCGCGCCATAGGGCGTGGATCGAGAGCGAGGGCTTCATCCATGCGGCCAGCCTCCTTGAAGCCGCGGCCGAGGCGGACGTGCTTTCCGTCCATGTCGGCCTCGGGCCGCTCGGGCCGGAAGGCCACGCCAATGCCGGGCTGATCGGCGCGGAGGTGCTGTCGGCGCTCGCCGAGGGGGCCGTGCTCATCAACTATGATCGCGGCGAGCTGGTCGATGTCCCGGCTCTCGCCGCCGCCCTTTCCTCAGGGCGGGTCTCCCACGCAGCCATAGATGCCGATCTCTTTCGGGACCCGTCGAGCGGCGCGCTGTCCGGCCCTATGGCTCCGTATCTGTCCATCGTCCCGGCGCATGGCGCCAGGCTGTCGCTGCTGCCCCACGCCGCCGCGGATACGGATCACCCGACCCGCGTGGTGGGAGCGATACAGGCGGTCGATCAGATCCTCGACGCCATCGAGCGGCGCGTCGTCCGCAATCTCAAGGGTGACCTGCCCGAAGGCTACACCGACGCCGGAGCCCGCACACCAGCTGGACTTGGCGGCATGACCGCGGGCGATCTGGAGGAACTGCGTTGCGACGAGGCCCGAATGGAAGCGCTGCGCACCGCCGCGCAAGGCCTTCTCGCAGCGCTCGACAGATTGGCGAATGAAGGTGCACGGACAGCGGGTGGCGATCTGTTGCTCCAAAGCAATATCCTCGCCACGCTGCTGCGTGCGCAGTCCCTGGAAGGACCCTTTCAAGGTTGA
- a CDS encoding helix-turn-helix domain-containing protein, which translates to MITILSTEHVAPSAQFGIFSKAIRRIADLTAHRLDSRPFNAKIQIARIGLVECSFIDSDPVIIERGLSNIERDKGNDYFLALQVAGIGTVRHLGRDMRLKPGDYSIFDSALPYSIEVDSPVQRIVLRFPKEEFLRRGMLTDTVCGRIFNGESGTSGLVSRIVRALQSEKADSFPEIGHSLASAMLDLISEAESEDGAKAQTTRSNDQILRRIRMIVLENLADPDMSVSQIAEKAGISVRYIHRIFGSTGTTLHKWIENERLDRAYQALKNPNHRHRTVQDIAFSNGFNDSGYFSQRFGKKYGRSPSQVRTENCP; encoded by the coding sequence ATGATCACTATTCTATCCACGGAGCACGTTGCTCCGTCCGCTCAGTTCGGCATCTTCAGCAAGGCAATCCGCAGGATTGCCGATCTCACGGCGCATCGCCTGGACAGCAGGCCTTTCAACGCCAAGATCCAGATCGCACGGATCGGCCTGGTCGAGTGCTCATTCATAGACAGCGATCCAGTCATCATCGAACGCGGCTTGTCCAACATCGAGCGCGACAAGGGGAATGACTACTTTCTCGCCCTGCAAGTTGCGGGCATAGGCACCGTTCGTCACCTGGGACGGGACATGCGCCTGAAGCCCGGAGACTACTCTATCTTCGATAGCGCGCTTCCCTATTCTATCGAGGTGGATAGCCCGGTTCAGCGAATTGTACTGCGCTTTCCGAAAGAAGAGTTCTTGCGTCGGGGCATGCTGACCGACACCGTTTGCGGGCGTATCTTCAACGGTGAAAGCGGCACGAGCGGTCTCGTTTCACGGATCGTGCGCGCCCTTCAAAGTGAAAAGGCCGACAGCTTCCCCGAAATCGGGCATTCCCTTGCTTCCGCGATGCTGGATCTGATTTCGGAGGCGGAAAGCGAAGACGGCGCCAAGGCCCAGACGACCAGGTCGAATGACCAGATACTCAGACGCATCCGCATGATCGTCCTGGAGAATCTCGCGGATCCCGACATGTCGGTTTCGCAGATTGCCGAGAAAGCCGGTATTTCGGTCAGGTACATTCACAGGATATTTGGCTCGACAGGAACCACGCTGCACAAGTGGATTGAAAACGAGCGCCTGGACCGGGCTTATCAGGCATTGAAAAACCCCAACCATCGACATCGTACCGTGCAGGACATTGCCTTCAGCAATGGATTTAACGACTCGGGCTATTTCAGCCAGCGGTTCGGCAAGAAATACGGCAGGAGCCCAAGTCAGGTCAGAACCGAGAACTGTCCCTAG
- a CDS encoding amino acid ABC transporter ATP-binding protein, whose product MSKSDPLLKIEGLRLKFGQREVLRGVDLSVEKGEVVVLIGASGSGKTSLLRCINLLNMPSAGRITIGGEAIYDADPAGRDGNGVPAKTVNRIRSQTGMVFQQFNLFPHMTALENVMEGPVTVKGANVEATRKEALDLLAQMGLQEHVGKHPRQLSGGQQQRVAIARACAMHPQVMLFDEPTSALDPELVGEVMKAMVDLARTGMTMVIVTHELGFAFEIADRVIFLDLGTIAEDGPPKDVLLRPTHPRLKSFVGRFHETADLLRPFLEGG is encoded by the coding sequence ATGAGCAAGTCCGATCCGCTTCTGAAAATCGAGGGGCTGCGGCTGAAATTCGGCCAGCGCGAGGTACTGAGGGGCGTCGACCTTTCGGTGGAGAAGGGCGAGGTCGTGGTGCTGATCGGCGCTTCCGGCTCGGGCAAGACCTCGCTGCTGCGCTGCATCAACCTGCTCAACATGCCGTCCGCCGGCCGCATCACGATCGGCGGCGAGGCGATCTACGATGCCGACCCGGCCGGCCGCGACGGCAATGGCGTGCCGGCCAAGACCGTCAACCGGATCCGCTCGCAGACCGGCATGGTGTTCCAGCAGTTCAATCTCTTCCCGCATATGACCGCCCTTGAAAACGTCATGGAGGGGCCGGTCACGGTGAAGGGGGCGAACGTCGAGGCGACCCGCAAGGAGGCACTCGACCTTCTGGCGCAGATGGGCCTGCAGGAGCACGTCGGCAAGCATCCGCGCCAGCTCTCGGGCGGTCAGCAGCAGCGTGTCGCCATTGCGCGTGCCTGCGCCATGCACCCGCAGGTCATGCTCTTCGACGAGCCGACCTCCGCGCTTGATCCGGAGCTTGTCGGCGAGGTGATGAAGGCCATGGTCGATCTCGCCCGCACCGGCATGACCATGGTCATCGTGACCCACGAGCTCGGCTTCGCCTTCGAGATCGCCGACCGGGTGATCTTCCTCGACCTCGGCACCATCGCCGAGGACGGGCCGCCGAAGGACGTGCTGCTGCGCCCGACCCATCCCCGGCTGAAGAGCTTCGTCGGCCGTTTCCACGAGACCGCCGACCTCTTGCGCCCCTTCCTCGAAGGCGGCTGA
- a CDS encoding HpcH/HpaI aldolase/citrate lyase family protein, translating to MRENKVKTLWSKGECAVTGWLAIPSGLSAEMMAQQDFDAVTVDMQHGCADYSDMLSMLQAISTTDKTPFVRVPWNDPAIIGRVLDAGAYGVIVPMVNTAAECRAFVEACRYYPEGGRSVGPIRAGLYGGADYFANANKTVITMAMIEHKDGVANLDEILATPGLDAIFVGPSDLAVSMGHTPGFDPKWDDVNEAIALIADRCIKAGVVPGIHVGSVEYGQKMRDLGYKFIAYLSDFRMLQIAYARALPAFRAGKPAPDAP from the coding sequence ATGCGAGAGAACAAGGTCAAGACCCTTTGGTCCAAAGGCGAATGCGCCGTCACCGGCTGGCTGGCGATCCCCTCCGGCCTTTCCGCCGAGATGATGGCACAGCAGGATTTCGATGCGGTCACGGTCGATATGCAGCATGGTTGCGCGGACTATTCCGACATGCTGTCGATGCTGCAGGCGATTTCCACCACCGACAAGACGCCCTTCGTGCGCGTGCCGTGGAACGATCCGGCGATCATCGGCCGGGTGCTGGATGCCGGCGCCTATGGCGTGATCGTGCCGATGGTCAATACCGCCGCGGAATGCCGCGCCTTCGTCGAGGCCTGCCGCTACTATCCCGAGGGCGGCCGTTCCGTCGGCCCGATCCGCGCGGGCCTCTACGGCGGTGCGGACTATTTCGCCAATGCCAACAAGACGGTCATCACCATGGCGATGATCGAGCATAAGGACGGCGTCGCCAATCTGGACGAGATCCTCGCCACGCCGGGCCTCGATGCGATCTTCGTCGGCCCGTCGGACCTTGCCGTGTCCATGGGACACACGCCCGGCTTCGATCCGAAGTGGGACGACGTCAACGAAGCGATCGCGCTGATCGCCGACCGTTGCATCAAGGCCGGCGTCGTTCCGGGCATCCATGTCGGCTCGGTCGAGTACGGGCAGAAGATGCGCGACCTCGGCTACAAGTTCATCGCCTATCTCTCGGATTTCCGCATGCTGCAGATCGCCTATGCACGCGCGCTGCCGGCCTTCCGCGCTGGCAAGCCGGCGCCGGACGCGCCCTGA
- a CDS encoding aldehyde dehydrogenase yields MSLSFNPDTVTIPSGHHIGGRFVELPGEEITVLRPSDEQPIRPITDGGKEAVDMAVAAARSALAASGWARMNPRDRAKVLFRFAEKIEEKAGYLGRLEAMGSSRLVAGTITGDAIRTAGVVRYFAEYCDKLEGIVTATKADTLSYTRREPYGICGAIVPWNFPMITAAWKFAPALAAGNAVVMKTSELTPHSLLALAECAAEAGLPGGLLNVLNGWGHTTGAAIVAHPDIGIVSFTGSTKTGAAVMTLAAQSGIKPVVLELGGKSPQIVTRNPGDMDAVATRVANAFMVNAGQVCTLASRLIVDRSVADELVDRVLARTKEIKAGPTWDEATTFAPVISARQFERIDTLVQETVKQGAEVLTGASRLEGPNQGNFYAPTVLANVSRANIGFTEEYFGPVMSVATYDEIEEAIAEAQHPIYGLAASVHTQDLKLAMKVADSVEAGMVWVNQHGRDPEFTYAAGGWKGSGFGKDMGRAGIEEFTRQKAVWINYL; encoded by the coding sequence ATGTCCCTCAGCTTCAATCCCGATACCGTCACCATCCCCTCGGGCCACCATATCGGCGGACGTTTCGTCGAGTTGCCCGGGGAGGAGATCACCGTGCTGCGCCCTTCCGACGAGCAGCCGATTCGTCCCATCACCGATGGCGGCAAGGAGGCGGTCGATATGGCCGTCGCCGCTGCCAGATCGGCGCTCGCCGCCTCCGGCTGGGCGCGGATGAACCCACGCGACCGGGCGAAGGTCCTGTTCCGCTTCGCCGAGAAGATCGAGGAGAAGGCCGGGTATCTCGGCCGGCTGGAAGCCATGGGCTCGAGCCGGCTGGTGGCGGGCACGATCACCGGCGACGCCATCCGCACCGCCGGCGTCGTGCGCTATTTCGCCGAATATTGCGACAAGCTGGAGGGCATCGTCACCGCGACCAAGGCGGACACGCTGAGCTATACGCGCCGGGAACCCTACGGCATCTGCGGTGCGATCGTGCCGTGGAACTTCCCGATGATCACCGCCGCGTGGAAATTCGCCCCGGCGCTCGCGGCCGGCAACGCCGTCGTGATGAAGACGTCGGAGCTGACGCCGCACAGCCTGCTGGCGCTCGCCGAATGTGCCGCGGAAGCGGGACTGCCGGGCGGCCTCCTCAACGTGCTGAACGGCTGGGGGCATACGACGGGCGCGGCCATCGTCGCCCATCCGGACATCGGCATCGTCTCCTTCACGGGCTCCACGAAAACCGGCGCGGCGGTCATGACGCTCGCTGCGCAGTCCGGCATCAAGCCCGTCGTTCTGGAGCTCGGCGGCAAGAGCCCGCAGATCGTCACCCGCAATCCGGGCGACATGGATGCCGTGGCAACGCGTGTCGCGAACGCTTTCATGGTCAATGCCGGCCAGGTCTGCACGCTCGCCTCGCGGCTGATCGTCGACCGCTCGGTCGCGGACGAACTGGTCGACCGTGTCCTTGCGAGGACGAAGGAGATCAAGGCCGGCCCCACCTGGGACGAGGCCACCACCTTCGCCCCGGTGATTTCCGCCCGGCAGTTCGAGCGGATCGACACGCTCGTGCAGGAGACGGTGAAGCAGGGCGCCGAGGTGCTGACCGGCGCGTCGCGTCTCGAAGGTCCCAACCAGGGCAACTTCTATGCCCCGACGGTGCTGGCCAACGTCTCGCGCGCCAATATCGGCTTCACGGAGGAGTATTTCGGTCCGGTCATGTCGGTGGCGACCTATGACGAGATCGAGGAGGCCATCGCCGAGGCGCAGCACCCGATCTACGGCCTTGCCGCCTCCGTACACACGCAGGACCTGAAGCTGGCCATGAAGGTCGCCGACTCCGTCGAGGCCGGCATGGTCTGGGTCAACCAGCACGGGCGCGATCCCGAATTCACCTATGCCGCCGGCGGCTGGAAGGGCTCGGGCTTCGGCAAGGACATGGGCCGCGCCGGCATCGAGGAATTCACCCGGCAGAAGGCCGTGTGGATCAACTATCTCTGA
- a CDS encoding FAD-binding oxidoreductase, whose amino-acid sequence MTQSRRSEKVIVIGAGIIGVCAANALADEGFAVEVVDPLDPGSPGQCSYGNAGGLSPGSCIPNAMPGIAAQVPGMLLDPEGPIGLRLLDLPHALPWLLRFLANSRLSRVKRISDGMIALNRLTLACYEPLVKEAGCEDLILHRGQLFAYENPKGPEGSALSIAMRRERGVRVEILDARQMRELEPAISPAYRAGVFLPEQGQCPNPGRLVSAIARLASGKGAIFNRQSARALVLERGRVAGVATEAGVIPADKVVIAAGAFSAPFARQVGVRVPLISERGYHIMLPNADTGLKVNVNAAERKFVAAPMEGGLRLSGTVEFARPEAAPNWRRADILLSQARHMFPGADLGGMERWMGNRPGTPDSIPVIEVAPRHDNVILAFGHGHQGLMGGSVTGRLVAELAAGRPTSIDISHFRSSRF is encoded by the coding sequence ATGACCCAGTCGCGTCGCAGCGAAAAAGTGATCGTCATCGGCGCGGGCATCATCGGTGTCTGTGCGGCCAACGCGCTTGCTGACGAAGGCTTCGCGGTCGAGGTTGTCGACCCGCTCGATCCCGGCAGTCCGGGACAATGCTCCTATGGCAATGCGGGAGGGCTTTCACCGGGCTCCTGCATTCCCAATGCCATGCCCGGCATCGCAGCCCAGGTGCCGGGCATGCTGCTCGATCCGGAGGGGCCGATCGGGCTGCGTCTCCTCGATCTTCCCCACGCCCTGCCGTGGCTCCTCCGCTTCCTCGCCAATTCCCGTCTCTCGCGCGTGAAGCGCATATCGGACGGGATGATCGCGCTGAACCGGCTCACGCTCGCCTGCTACGAGCCGCTGGTGAAGGAAGCGGGCTGCGAGGACCTGATCCTGCATCGCGGCCAACTTTTCGCCTACGAGAACCCGAAAGGCCCGGAAGGCAGCGCGCTCTCCATCGCCATGCGGCGCGAACGCGGCGTCAGGGTCGAAATCCTCGATGCCCGCCAGATGCGGGAGCTGGAGCCGGCCATCTCGCCGGCCTATCGCGCCGGCGTCTTCCTGCCGGAGCAGGGCCAGTGCCCCAATCCGGGCCGGCTCGTTTCCGCCATCGCGCGGCTTGCGTCGGGCAAGGGCGCGATCTTCAACCGCCAGAGCGCAAGGGCGCTCGTGCTGGAGAGGGGCAGGGTGGCGGGCGTCGCGACCGAGGCCGGCGTGATCCCGGCCGACAAGGTGGTGATCGCCGCCGGCGCATTTTCCGCGCCCTTCGCCCGGCAGGTCGGCGTGCGCGTTCCGCTGATCAGCGAGCGCGGCTATCACATCATGCTGCCCAACGCGGACACGGGCCTGAAGGTCAACGTCAACGCCGCCGAGCGCAAGTTCGTCGCCGCGCCGATGGAGGGGGGACTGCGCCTGTCCGGCACGGTGGAATTCGCCCGGCCGGAGGCTGCGCCGAACTGGCGGCGTGCGGATATCCTGCTCAGCCAGGCACGCCACATGTTCCCCGGCGCCGACCTCGGCGGCATGGAACGCTGGATGGGCAACCGTCCCGGCACGCCGGACAGCATCCCGGTCATCGAGGTTGCCCCGCGTCACGACAACGTCATCCTCGCTTTCGGCCACGGCCATCAGGGCCTGATGGGCGGATCGGTGACGGGCCGCCTGGTGGCGGAGCTTGCCGCCGGTCGGCCGACCTCCATCGACATATCGCATTTCCGCTCGTCCCGGTTCTGA
- a CDS encoding NAD-dependent succinate-semialdehyde dehydrogenase, which translates to MYEETIDLLIDGVFRKGSEAKSQPLVNPATGEEIATVPHASAADLDAALAAADRAFGPWKALPAVNRYKIMMKAADLIDERLETIARVLTMENGKPLAEARGEVAFSAEATRWYAEEGKRAYGRIVPGRVPGQRQMVYKEPVGVVAAFAAWNFPASNVIRKISGALAAGCSIILKTAEETPGTAVAFARCFQDAGLPKGVLNLVFGVPDEVSLHLLASPIPRKVSLTGSTAVGKLLQKRAADTLKRTTMELGGHAPVLVFSDADVDHAVATLAAAKFRNAGQVCTSPTRFFVHESIAGTFAAGMAAKAAALKLGNGLDPETQMGPMIAPRRCDAIQSLVDDAVGKGAELLAGGQRLDRPGNFYPPTVLSNVPESARIMSEEPFGPVASIVPFSTFDEVIARANALPYGLASFVFTKDGATARDAEMALEAGLVGVNHTMISTPETPFGGVNESGFGSESGIEGLEAFQRTKFVSELF; encoded by the coding sequence ATGTATGAAGAAACAATCGACCTGCTGATCGACGGCGTTTTCCGCAAGGGCAGCGAGGCCAAGAGCCAGCCGCTCGTAAATCCCGCGACCGGCGAGGAGATCGCCACGGTGCCGCATGCCTCGGCCGCCGACCTCGACGCAGCACTCGCCGCCGCCGATCGCGCATTCGGCCCCTGGAAGGCGCTGCCGGCGGTCAATCGCTACAAGATCATGATGAAGGCCGCCGACCTGATCGACGAGCGGCTGGAGACCATCGCCCGCGTCCTGACCATGGAGAATGGCAAGCCGCTCGCCGAGGCGAGGGGCGAGGTTGCCTTCTCGGCGGAAGCGACGCGCTGGTATGCCGAGGAAGGCAAGCGCGCCTATGGGCGCATCGTGCCGGGCCGCGTTCCGGGCCAGCGCCAGATGGTCTACAAGGAGCCGGTGGGCGTGGTCGCGGCTTTCGCGGCCTGGAACTTCCCGGCCTCCAACGTGATCCGCAAGATATCCGGCGCGCTCGCCGCCGGCTGCTCGATCATCCTCAAGACCGCCGAGGAAACCCCCGGCACGGCCGTGGCCTTCGCCCGCTGCTTCCAGGACGCCGGCCTGCCGAAAGGCGTGCTGAATCTCGTCTTCGGCGTGCCGGACGAGGTCTCGCTCCATCTTCTCGCCTCGCCAATCCCCAGGAAGGTGTCCCTTACCGGTTCCACTGCCGTGGGCAAGCTCCTGCAGAAGCGGGCCGCCGACACGCTGAAGCGCACGACGATGGAACTTGGCGGCCATGCCCCGGTGCTGGTCTTTTCGGATGCCGACGTGGACCACGCGGTGGCGACGCTCGCCGCCGCCAAGTTCCGCAATGCCGGGCAGGTCTGCACCTCGCCCACCCGCTTCTTCGTGCATGAGAGCATCGCCGGTACCTTTGCCGCCGGCATGGCCGCGAAGGCTGCCGCGCTGAAGCTCGGCAACGGGCTCGATCCCGAAACACAGATGGGACCGATGATCGCCCCGCGCCGCTGCGACGCCATCCAGTCGCTGGTCGACGATGCCGTCGGCAAGGGGGCCGAACTGCTTGCCGGAGGCCAGCGTCTGGACCGGCCGGGCAATTTCTATCCGCCGACCGTGCTTTCCAACGTGCCGGAAAGCGCCCGGATCATGTCCGAGGAACCCTTCGGCCCCGTCGCCTCTATCGTGCCGTTCTCGACCTTCGATGAGGTTATCGCCCGGGCGAACGCTCTGCCCTACGGCCTTGCCTCCTTCGTCTTCACGAAGGACGGGGCGACCGCGCGCGATGCGGAAATGGCGCTGGAAGCCGGTCTCGTCGGCGTGAACCACACGATGATCTCGACGCCCGAGACGCCGTTCGGCGGCGTCAACGAATCCGGCTTCGGTTCCGAGAGCGGTATCGAGGGGCTGGAGGCCTTCCAGCGCACCAAGTTCGTCTCCGAACTGTTCTGA
- a CDS encoding GMC family oxidoreductase encodes MIYDYVIVGGGSAGATLAGRLSENPAKQVALLEAGPDTPPDNVPDVISDSYPGLSYFDPAFHWTKLRVFARNPRSNSEVVPPTRLEQARVMGGGSSINGQFAVRGLPADYDEWEAMGAAGWNWEGMLPYFRKLERDLDFDGPLHGREGPMPIRRVFPEDWAGFTKSVLAVTEKDDPYSEDYNASFDDGSFPLPLANENDRRVSTAIGYLTREVRARKNLHIFANTQVEGLEIEGRRVTGVNARTADRPPELWRAREVILSSGALHTPPILLRAGIGPAADLRALGIPVVADLPGVGANLMDHPHLSVGAHFKRSARLKPGQRRHIFLGVRYSSGYDGCSPSDMLLMPVNRAGWHPLGKAMGALNVCVNKSYSRGSVTLKTADWRDEPVVNLNLGGDERDLMRLVDGFERIYRIMEDPRVQAHVNTWFLAGYTEEARSLSVRKLSNYVKTGTAALLFDYAPFFRETLLRHKFGTTERMHQMMQNRDLIVDWAKKAVWSGWHVSCSCRMGGDDDPMAVLDNECRVRGVEGLRVVDASAMPSVIAANTNITTIAMAEKAADLILNS; translated from the coding sequence ATGATCTACGATTACGTCATCGTCGGGGGCGGTTCGGCCGGCGCGACGCTTGCGGGCCGCCTGTCCGAGAACCCTGCCAAGCAGGTGGCGCTGCTGGAAGCAGGTCCCGACACCCCGCCTGACAATGTGCCGGATGTGATTTCCGACAGTTATCCGGGCCTTTCCTATTTCGATCCGGCCTTCCACTGGACGAAGCTCAGGGTCTTTGCCCGAAACCCCCGTTCCAATTCCGAGGTCGTGCCCCCGACCCGCCTGGAGCAGGCGAGGGTGATGGGTGGCGGATCGTCGATCAACGGCCAGTTCGCCGTGCGCGGGCTTCCCGCCGACTACGATGAATGGGAGGCGATGGGCGCCGCCGGCTGGAACTGGGAGGGAATGCTGCCCTATTTCCGCAAGCTGGAGCGCGATCTCGATTTCGACGGCCCGCTGCACGGCAGGGAAGGCCCGATGCCGATCCGCCGCGTCTTCCCCGAGGACTGGGCGGGCTTTACCAAGTCGGTACTCGCCGTCACCGAGAAGGACGACCCTTACAGCGAGGACTACAACGCCTCCTTCGACGACGGTTCCTTCCCGCTCCCTTTGGCCAACGAGAACGACCGTCGTGTCTCGACCGCGATCGGCTATCTCACCCGCGAGGTGCGGGCGCGCAAGAACCTGCATATCTTCGCCAATACTCAGGTCGAGGGGCTGGAGATCGAGGGCAGGCGCGTCACCGGCGTCAATGCCCGTACCGCAGACCGGCCGCCGGAACTCTGGCGGGCGCGCGAGGTCATCCTGTCTTCCGGCGCGCTGCACACGCCGCCGATCCTGCTGCGCGCCGGCATCGGCCCGGCCGCGGACCTTCGCGCGCTCGGCATTCCGGTCGTCGCGGACCTGCCCGGTGTCGGCGCCAATCTGATGGATCACCCGCATCTTTCCGTGGGCGCGCATTTCAAGCGTTCCGCGCGGCTCAAGCCCGGCCAGCGCCGCCACATCTTCCTCGGCGTGCGCTATTCCTCCGGCTACGACGGCTGTTCGCCGTCCGACATGCTGCTGATGCCGGTCAACCGCGCCGGCTGGCATCCGCTCGGCAAGGCGATGGGCGCGCTGAACGTCTGCGTGAACAAGTCCTATTCCCGTGGAAGCGTGACGTTGAAGACGGCTGACTGGCGCGACGAGCCGGTGGTCAATCTCAACCTCGGTGGCGATGAGCGCGACCTGATGCGCCTCGTCGACGGTTTCGAGAGGATATACCGCATCATGGAGGACCCGCGCGTGCAGGCGCATGTGAATACGTGGTTCCTCGCCGGCTATACCGAAGAAGCGCGCTCGCTCTCCGTCCGCAAGCTGTCGAACTACGTCAAGACCGGGACGGCGGCGCTGCTTTTCGATTATGCGCCCTTCTTCCGTGAGACGCTCCTGCGCCACAAGTTCGGCACCACGGAACGGATGCACCAGATGATGCAGAACCGCGACCTGATCGTCGATTGGGCGAAGAAGGCGGTCTGGTCGGGCTGGCATGTCTCCTGCAGTTGCCGGATGGGCGGCGACGACGATCCGATGGCCGTGCTCGATAACGAGTGCCGGGTGCGCGGTGTCGAAGGCCTGCGCGTGGTCGACGCGTCCGCCATGCCCTCCGTCATCGCGGCCAACACCAATATCACCACGATCGCGATGGCCGAGAAGGCCGCCGATCTGATCCTGAATTCCTGA